Genomic window (Papilio machaon chromosome 12, ilPapMach1.1, whole genome shotgun sequence):
tgaaaatgtttgtgaAATATCATATCacgatgtatattttttataatctatatgtAAATACTAAAGAGAtacattatcattttataactAACATATATCATATATCTTTTGTTTCATTACACATTTTTCTAAGTAATTTGCTTTGTAAACATGCTTTATTACATCGCTCAAATAAATtgcataaagtaaaaattgtttatgtatgaataaaataattccagGGTATTAATCGAGCAATGGATACGTGCTAAATACGAGCGGGAAGAATTCTGTCATCCTGAGCGGCAGAACTATCTGTCAGGCTACATGGAGGGATTCCTGATGAAGCGGGGCAAAGAGGACAGCCGCTACCAGAGAAggaagtttgttttaaatgaaaacgaGGATACTTTAAAGTAAGTATAGTTACTTTGGGAGAATAGCTGGTACCATATTTCGACCACAACATCacttacttcagcaaaaaaagtGTATGATACACGAAATGTATGAATTCCAATTGAGAACAGAAAGCCCACATTGGTGGCTTAAAGTTCGTAAAGTGAAAAGTGTAAAGGCGTTGGGATAGACGTTGACAATTGTTTTGCTGCCTTGTTATATATAGGAAGgatagcaaaaaaatatggCCATATTCATTCATCGATTACAtcattactaaataaaaaaaatccaatgcttttattacattttatcaccaaataaagctttttataacatttgtaatgcttttattattaggaGCTAACATTATGCTGGAGTTAACTGTAGGTACATTTGTTATTACAATTgatgcaaaattatttctaactttaaCTAATTTCTacattagaattaaaaacCAAGTGCTAATTATTTCcggtaattaaatataaaactttttatgtataaattatttacgcATTCATGTCGAGACAAAGTTAATTCGCATGTTTTTCTatcatcattaaatttaattacacataaatatgaatgtttgtgaatgtttttgtaatgttgTATAATCTGTACACCTGCCTCATTAAATATTGCAGAAGCATAATGTTTACCTTGATCGTTATTCGCGTCTGTTTTTAGCTtgttacaagaaatattaataaaaaaaaataatcgctCTGCATTTAAAAGAAGTACCTATCAAGCTATTTATAATCAGTGGATTAAACTtctgtcaaaatataaatgccattaagaattaaaaaaaaatgattgacATTTTGGCGCGAAAATAAACGTCTATTCGGCGGGTGACGTATGCTCGACGAAAACTTCCACACCTtcgtatttaaatgaaatacgtACTACGTCAAGGTCTTACAAATATTGACTTGCAACgtcattttaaaactaacaaatcGTTTGACGCAAATATGagactataaataattaacgaaataaatctttatttacataaattggaatgacattattttattaattaatatttttttttgcaattttagGTTTCTTAGTTTTTCACGGATGTAAATGTACGTTTTTTCCCTTCCATTTCCACAGCCTGAACCGAAATTATGGGTTACGAAAAGTTATGTGTCATTGAAAACGTTTTCCTCCACGAAGTGACTCATAAGGGTAACTACAAATAGGGTTTTTCGTGGTTGtctatattcatttaaaactcAAATTTGACAAATGGAAACCATTACAAACTGTTACCATatagtatattaatttttcaacaaacAGTCCCAATAGCGCGTTAACGATTTCTCGTGAAAATCTGACGTACCAAAAAATTATGACTGACGCTTCATTAGATCAACAGTAACTTAAAAGTTGAACGGTTACTATGTCACGTTGTCTGACATCAAATATCGAATTATTTACGATCGAGTCATTTACGTGGACTTACAAGATCCAATAATATATCTAGCAGTTACCTGCGAGTTTGAGagagcagaattaaaaaaaaactagttataaatatagtctatgtcaCCCACGGGTGGTGTAGCTTTCCAATGgggaataattttttttaatcgacttAGTAATTTCAGAGcttattcaatgtaaaaaaacaaacaatattgcctgtttataatatttatatgatacCATTTGCCtggaaactaaaaaaaaaatatccttacACCACCTCTTGCTAGGGACTTCGTCCgagtggaataaaaaaaaacgaacttGTTAAGTTTCTTTGTGTTCTCTATCTATACAAAATATCATCCAGATCAATTCTTCTGTAAATAACTTGCGATAAAAATTTTcgcaataataatattcaattattattagcaaCAAAGCTAAATTTAAAGGTCGTAGTGCCCTAAATAGGTTTAATGCGTGATTATATCGTATCAGTCGACGCGATTACAGAAATGTAAACTGAAGGTAAACAAAGTATCAAATAGATAATCTCcaccataaatatataaatattatattatatcaatataaataaattcaaagcgtaataaaatattcccTTTCTATTTGTTATCTGCGTTATAACTCAAACAGACGGAAAATCAATTAATCTTGAGTATTCgcttgtaaaaattaattgcaaacatattttaccggatttttttgttcttgtcaaagttttgtcaaaattgaaaagtaaaaattaagttcTTCTTAGTTTGGCTTAAATGTAATCGACCTGGTCCTTAGGTACCATCACCCTAGTGAGGACTGTGGTCGAGCCACGAGTTGTATCGGTCGCTTTTTCGATCGGCTCCATCTCAAAAACTTTGCTCGTTGGAGGTAAGAGCAAAATTCAAACTACggatataaaacttttgtcCAAATCTTCGttcaaatatacatttatgcaTTCTGGCTCGATCCCCACAAAATAAACTGAACAGGTAATATTCTTATCGGTTTATATCTTGTTTTTGTCGCGTATTGaagtaaacatgtttttttattcgcaAAGATATTTGACGAGTGCTGACGCATCATTACATTGAcgctttttaaattctaacaaCGTTCATTGATCATTATCCTCATCTGACATCATCGATAATAAGTTAATGAACGTATACACAAAAATGTTAGTATATTCGAATATTTCATTCAATCGGATGTTTTTTCTCAGGTACCATGTTAAAGAGAACAAAGAACCTAAGGGTGTGCTCAGATTGTCGGAGTTAAACGTCGCTTTTGCACCAGCCAAGATCGGCCATATGAACTCCATGCAGCTGACCTTCATGAAAGACGGCTCAACGAGGCATATCTACGTGTATCATGAGGACCCTGAAGTTATTAACTATTGGTAAGTCTTACAATGTACAGAGAATTGTTAGGACCAAAGACTTACAATGCAGAGAGAGAACTGTTCAAACAAAATCGAAAGATAtgcatatttaaatcttactaatattataaattcgaatgtttagatggatggatggatgttagaaggtatctccataacggctcaacgaaccttgatgaaattaggcacagatgtagaacatagtctggaataacagactgtttattacgttttctattaattccgcgcgtacggagtcgcgggcgacagctacttttaaataaaattaaagtaactaAAGTACAAATTATAGTTAGAGTCTgcgtaaatgaatatttatttcaatatttagtGTTTTTCCGGTTtcattttttctaaaattaacattaaaataattattcgttCTTTTACTGCTCTTATTTGAGGTGAAggtaaaacatacaaacatgtAATGGATTTTACCTTTACAAGCAAACATAATGACaaatgtaataacaaaatgtttgtaaagaaTTTTCTCATACGACTGACATCACATAATATTTCTCAAGGTACATGGCTATCCGTTGTGCTAAACTGCACCTACTTCAAGTTGCGTTCCCATCAACGCCCCAATCCGACCTCGTCCTGCGGCTACCAAAAGACTTCGCCCGGGAAGGCTGGCTGTGGAAGACGGGACCTCGGTCATCTGACGTGCACCGACGCCGGTGGTTCACCTTGGACAACAGAAAACTGATGTACCACGATGAACCGCTCGATGCTTACCCTAAAGGAGAGATATTTATTGGTAGGTACACTCTATCTTTCATCTAGTTGACATGCACAGCAATGAAAAATGCGTTTGCCAACTCTAAATTGAACAAAATAGTGTCAACAAGGGAACACGTAATAAAACCACGACCTTCAGATGCAGActgatttattttcactttactTATGACTACCCTAAGTATACGTTTACAAAAACCGACAACCcccttttaaacaaaaacgaaaaaaagtacatcaatataaaaaaataggaaaaaaaaaaccattatatattatataaattagacTAACACATGccttataaaacattgtatgtAATTTGTGTAACAATGCTCTTGGGtatcaattaaaacaatgaaaacctctttgtttttcaaagaaatattttgtttgtaacatgtaaattatataggtAATTAATAGCGCGTTTTAATAATTGTCTTTGTCTAAGTTTGAGGACTtagagaatttaattaattcattttaatttaattatcttgtatttcttttctttttaatccaCTTTGTTTCTTTCTACAACTAAACCAATCCAGGTGTCTTCAACTTCAGTCAGTTTTAGACATTTTTGTCGGTTTCCAGGTCACGAATCCAATGGTTACTGCATCAAAGTATCCAACACGGGCAACGGTTGCAAAGAGGCTCGCTTCCCCTTCCACGTGGTGACTCCCGAGCGCACGTACTCTCTGGCCGCCACCACGCACGAGGACCGCGCCTGCTGGCTCGCCGTCATACAGCAGACCATCAAGAGACCGCTCACTCCTCAGGACTCCACCAGTAAGTTGTCTTTTACTTTCCGACTCAAACAATACAAGCTTTACAATATTTAGCATATTCATATAGATGTCTCATGGCCTCAAAATTTCCTTCCCTTCTTGTATACAATAGTTTGAAAGATATTTTcagtcattttataaaaagtgagcgaacaaaatctaatttaaaaaattatgaaaataactttatattaattttttttttttactaaaattattatttttaatatttaattttaaaatttctatccGCATTAGAaggcaaattaaaaaaggatttctttttttcagtCGAAGCTACCCTCGTTCGTAAAAGAACGTCATCGAATTCCATCAGCATATTCTCTGGGAGGTAGTTCTGAGGAACCGATGTATTTAAGCTCCGGAATGGTTGTTCCTTATTCTGTATACAACGCCTCACAACATCATCGAATCTTTTCGAATGCATAAACAGTACTAACATCCCGTTCGGCAAGAAGATAGCATAAAGTTctcttaatgttaacattattcaagatctgatatcagaaatgataaccaaaaaatcaacataaagttaacataaagctcTCTTATGAGCCATCTAGCGCCATCTTTTAGAgatcattaaaaagatatcagaaagataacattttctagatatcataaagttaacgtttttatgttaaaattaagaggctagtgtaaaattaaaattgacatggaaaataggtttaattattgtttatttgataacacaatgaataataacgatatgacataccaatataaataatcttattattaaaattataaatacttttacggcTCAAGTAATGATATAGGAGTTTTAAATGGTGGTGGTTGCTGATCCTTTTGGCTCACGTACGTGGCAGGTGGCattggtatattatttattccgctatctgaaaataaagtgttttattaataaggaacaaaataattatatataattgaacaactttatttgttacataaccTCATTATCAGAAGAACTTGACGATGATATTATCCTCTTTCTACTTTTAGTTTCTTACTTTTACATCTTGTGTtgaatcctaaaaaaatatcaaattagaaattgaaaatattcattaaattttagcgcattctaaattttatcagacacttttacaaagacgatgctgataagttttttttttattatgtatgaattaaatgaacaaaattgtatacaaatgtttaaagttagaaatattttaaaaagtaaaatatttaaactgcatttaattaaaatagcgacGAGCATCgtcttacaacaattttaaataatttaattagttataaaatataaaaaaaatgtgtttataacctatattcatacttacaagtttatttgttcggcaattaaattcttgataactaactgaataataagaatcacaaatactattaattatagtttcaaccagtatgttaagtcaaaaatattacgtttatgttgtaataattgaataaaaccacTTAGCAATGCCGAACGAATTACGATGCAATTCACGCTTGTCAACAATCACTCTTTAATGGATGAGTGAGAGGTCCGTATAGaacaaaatggccgctgtTGTCGCGAAAAGTactaacaattcaatttttcgtatatttcaatttcgaattatttttgaattgaacaccaaatttatttttgaaaaagtaactagaattgttttttaaaaatgattattaaggaaattcaataaatctgaaatttttttaaagttttattaacaaaaaaatatgttctcgaaaagtcatcatttagttatcattgagattgctttaaaatgacatcgacaaaaagttatcgaaaagacaacattttgctGAGCTCTAAAAGTCAACATGTTTCAGACAACATTATGTCATCTTTCTGACTTTTATGCCGAACGGGATCCTATAGGGAATATGCatgggttttttttttactattttttaaacgtttctACTAGTTATAACATAAgcagaaaaaatataacgcatgaaaaatacaaactataaagctaaaaaaaatattaaaatcaaaatcattTTCGTGTCGCTTAAATGCGGCCATACTTGtgactataattatttttaattttaaaactcgGTAACATACAGATGAAAcactttaaaaatgaatttctctaaagaaatcaattaattactGTAAATTTTCTGTACATTGGCAGCACTGCGTTAACTTCCACCAATAGAGTAtcgttttgtaatttaaaaacagccactttataacaattaaatttaactattaaattgtattaaaaaatattttatacatatgtttttatagcaataaggtatataaaaaaatcattcattTTGCTGTCACGTGCATATTCCCTAATTTaaggatatttttataaaccatTAGTTGTAACTGCTAAAGATTTAATCCTCTCTAATTATTCTTTCCGCTTCTATCatgaattaaatgttacatataaagcttttttattcatatgtttttttcgaAATGATTCGATGATGctgacttaatttaattttgttttttaattataccagacagaaaaaaagaaaaacattttttttttacaaaagggAGTTTAATAggactttaatatttaaattatttaaaatattttctttaacttaTACAAAAGTAGTGTTATAGTGAAAGGGACTGAatctataatttatgtaaggtcaatttttttttatcgaattgTTCGTATGCTAGTGGTATGATCTTGCtgatttattatctatataatatatgtagagAAGTTTTGCTACATTACTATATACGACTGAACGATTGAACCCAATAATCGATCTATCCGAAGATTTAATAGAGATagattttaatcaatttgtaTTGGAGACAGTACAAGAATGTGAGCGTTTCAGTGACTAGTACGATCAGTTTAATcaagaaatttaaaagcaacttgatttaaaatactttcgaTAAGCGAAAATGGTTCAAGATGGATGTATTATTGGGTTCTGATGCTGTCAAtatgcacaaattttaaactgTTCGATAATTTACAAACAATGGACAAAACTTCGTTTTTCCgctgtaaattaaaaacatttgtgattgaaaaaatgtaatcaaattcttctaataaataaataaataaatcatatttataaattagaacaaaacaaattacgaaacatattttttacagttttaatagtattttgtACGCTCGACGTTTTAGCcattgttatgtaaaattgtgttttttataccGTACTCGGTAATATTTATGAGTAATCATAGAAATTATGgcgtttttataataaaaaaaatacttacgctctctcatttatataaaaagacatTCTACAGGGAATTCTCATATTCATAATTAGACttgaatgtaaattaaaaagttaatgacgttcagtataaaaatagtgacggaaacaaattatacaaaagcAGTTAAATAGGGATGTCCATTTTTACTTAtcgatgtaaaattattaataaatcgataaatttttactaacattgaattaaacaacaaaacaaaatcaatgtaataaagaattcaatttcttcttgcaacaaaattttaaatttttgcgtATAAACATTTACTAAGTTGGTACATCCTTGTTTtcaaaacctttttaaatgaGTCTTATAATATGATAACCAACATAATTTTAGTGTTAAAGACATGTAATTGTCTTATgatgttatacattttatatattaatacaatttagtgaatactttgtaattttgtattacgtaaaaaacgtaactttttaaattatctcgCTATGACAAGCCCAGTCTATATTTATTCAAGTAGCAATTTAACGGTATTGTagctttatatttaagttaaacaGGCTGAGTTAGTCAATGAGTGGATggataaaaagtaataaattaatgctttttaaaataagagaatgtaaataattaacgcAATAATTTAGctcattataatataaatgtgaatgttcacattatagttttttagaatgaatgaatgactGTCGCATTTAAATTAACAGGGCGTTTGTAATTGTAACATAACCTATATTAAATCAATCCATTTTGAATGGTTTGAATACAGATTGAAAAAATTCTACCTGTTTTGAGTATAACAGCATATCTTGCTAGTAAAGATAtctaaatatcaaaaaatataccAGTTTAATAGGTACAAAAGCGTTTAGACTGTGCGGTCTAGATTTATTAATCACAATATTCCTCGAGAAGAATCACAATAGTATAATTTCGATGAGCTATTTGGTATACATTCGCTGTTTCAGCAACACTCTAAAACACTCAATGGTTTGACGCAATGACATGACATTTCTATGTTTCTTTATCAtagacaaaattttataatatctgacttaacagataaaaaaaagaaaagaaaaatcgtagtaaaaataattgaattcatCATTTTCCATGTAATGGACTATTATCTTAGCTgccaaatatattttgtaatgttatttgcgataatattgtatttatacaaGTAGTTTTTCTTACACAATGC
Coding sequences:
- the LOC106713741 gene encoding arf-GAP with dual PH domain-containing protein 1, with amino-acid sequence MVDHNEKLLQELLKKSGNNVCADCGSEDPDWASYNLGIFICMRCASIHRSMGAHISKVKHLELDRWEDSQVQRMKEVGNTAAKNKYEERVPPCYRRPTKNDPQVLIEQWIRAKYEREEFCHPERQNYLSGYMEGFLMKRGKEDSRYQRRKFVLNENEDTLKYHVKENKEPKGVLRLSELNVAFAPAKIGHMNSMQLTFMKDGSTRHIYVYHEDPEVINYWYMAIRCAKLHLLQVAFPSTPQSDLVLRLPKDFAREGWLWKTGPRSSDVHRRRWFTLDNRKLMYHDEPLDAYPKGEIFIGHESNGYCIKVSNTGNGCKEARFPFHVVTPERTYSLAATTHEDRACWLAVIQQTIKRPLTPQDSTIEATLVRKRTSSNSISIFSGR